From Quercus lobata isolate SW786 chromosome 1, ValleyOak3.0 Primary Assembly, whole genome shotgun sequence, one genomic window encodes:
- the LOC115995064 gene encoding uncharacterized protein LOC115995064, with amino-acid sequence MGGGAVSVRERMLVSRRIGLLGALLSCGNDNVLRFPQTTPTDDAENITNRSYRTRNSKRTCTTRTIERKPFESTSVVPAQYSPKVKVYARSFLCFLHAIPLLPLLLSHRTSTTVPQSPEKKKEFSPCPLLPPLGLCRPFLAQTSTTPHIGAHRHRVRRSCAWSLETNRSRREPQSKGGSTLADLQQALEDYLPVLLGLVKDGSHLQYKVQFEWVNQEDDAEETGMSNAWYEVLSVLHLMAMLSLSQAN; translated from the exons atGGGTGGTGGAGCTGTATCCGTCAGGGAAAGGATGCTAGTATCCCGTCGCATTGGTCTGCTCGGAGCGTTGCTCTCCTGTG gaaacGATAATGTGCtacgtttcccacagacgacaccaactgatgatgccgaaaatatcaCCAATAGGTCATACCGCACTCGCAACTCAAAGCGAACCTGTACAACAAGAACAATCGAAAGAAAGCCTTTTGAGAGCACCAGTGTGGTGCCGGCCCaatactctccgaaggtcaa agtttacgCTCGCAGCTTCCTCTGCTTCCTTCACGCCATTCCTCTGCTTCCTCTGCTTCTTTCCCACCGAACCTCCACCACCGTCCCACAATCGccggagaagaagaaagagttctcACCGTGCCCTCTGCTTCCTCCTCTGGGGTTGTGCCGTCCTTTTCTTGCCCAAACCTCCACCACACCACACATCGGAGCTCACCGCCACAGAGTTCGCCGGAGCTGTGCGTGGAGCTTGGAAACAAACCGGAGCCGCCGTGAGCCACAATCCAAAG GAGGTTCAACCTTAGCTGATCTTCAGCAGGCTCTGGAAGATTACTTGCCTGTTCTTTTAGGACTAGTTAAAGATG GAAGCCATCTACAATACAAGGTACAATTTGAATGGGTAAATCAGGAGGATGACGCAGAG GAGACCGGCATGTCTAATGCTTGGTATGAGGTGTTGTCAGTTTTGCACTTGATGGCAATGCTATCACTATCACAGGCCAACTAA